In Arvicola amphibius unplaced genomic scaffold, mArvAmp1.2, whole genome shotgun sequence, the DNA window AGATGTGAAGAGGGAGAGTAGACACTCAAGTCTTTAGGAAACCTTCCTCCGCAGCCAGGTCTGATTCCATACAGTAACCGAGGGTCCAACCTGTTTCTCATATTGAAAAATGCTTTCAACATGAATTTTCTTCCAGGTCTGAGTGTGGAATACAAGATTACAGTACTGGCAGGTAAGTGACTCCATCCCAGGACTTTATTCTTTACTCTGAAGaccagaaattatttttgttctcttctgGGTAAACTCTTCACAATGCAGATGGAGAAAAGTGTTTATGGATAATGTTGTAATGTCTGTGATGCTCTGTGCTAAGACCTGGGGTCTGAGGGGGAACTGTACAGAGACTCAACCTTTGATTTCCTTGCAGGAAACCTCCCAAAGCCCATGATCTGGGCAGAGCCACACTCTGTGATTGCCATATTCACACCTGTGACTATTTGGTGCCAGGGTTCCTGGGAGGCTGTGGAGTATCTTCTGCATAAAGAGGGAAACAAAGATCCTTGGGACAGGCAGCTCCCTCTGGAACGGGAGAACAAGGCTAAGTTCCACATTGAATATGTGTCAGATGACTTTGCAGGGATATACAAGTGTTACTATAGGAGCCCTGCTGGCTTGTCAGAGCGCAGTGACACACTGGTGCTGGTAGTAACTGGTGAGTAGAGACTAAGGGGTCCTAGCACAGGCTCTCCACTTAGAAAGAGTTCTGCTCTCAAGGGGAACTGCCCTCAGAGCCCAAGCCTGCAGGGCAATGGGTGTAGCTTGCATTCATTTCACACACTTCCCCTTGTATCCTAGGAGCCTATGTTCAACCAAGCCTGTCTGTCTGGCCCAGCCCTGCTGTGGCTTCAGGAGAGTCAATAACGATGCAGTGTAGCTCATCACTGAGATTTGACAGATTCATTCTGATCCATGAAGGAAAACATAACCTCTCATGGACACTGGACTCACAGCAACATGCCAAGATGTTATTCCAGGCTCATTTTGTTCTGGGCTCTGTGACTGCCAACAACAATGGGACATTCAGATGttatggttattttaaaaaaaatccccaggtGTGGTCA includes these proteins:
- the LOC119805726 gene encoding mast cell surface glycoprotein Gp49A-like, with the protein product MLLCIGNLPKPMIWAEPHSVIAIFTPVTIWCQGSWEAVEYLLHKEGNKDPWDRQLPLERENKAKFHIEYVSDDFAGIYKCYYRSPAGLSERSDTLVLVVTGAYVQPSLSVWPSPAVASGESITMQCSSSLRFDRFILIHEGKHNLSWTLDSQQHAKMLFQAHFVLGSVTANNNGTFRCYGYFKKNPQVWSTLSNPIDILVSGKDPCFVNLYGLERYQKVLIGVLVTLFLLFFILLLLIFLRYQCKGKNKNTVQGETNLQLLAGDPQSTLRDRLLQKRSNLDTDNKEENLYASVKDTQPEERVELDSWNPHGQDPQRTLYAQVKPSRHQKAGLTSPSPLSRKELDMKNNQSGENREVHPQ